CATTATTGTCCCCCCTGTTTCATACCCTTTACCTTTTTCTTGTATTCCTCAATATCCCTACTCTGGGACCTCTTATCCCCTATTCCTAAAAGCACAACCCTCTTTTCCTTTACGTCGGAATAGATATAAAGCCGTGTTTCCTGGAGCTTCTTTCTTATTCCTCCACATCTTTGGTCAATCGCTTTGATGCCCATGGGTTCCGGATAGACAAACCCCACCTGGACCAACGAAGGCGACCCACACTCACACAAAGTCCTAAAATACGTGTCCAGGTTGTTCAAAACGCACTTTAATTCATCTTTGTGCTTTTTTTGATAGTGCTTGTGGTCCCTCTCGAAGGATTGCGTCGGTTGGAGATGCCATGGTTCCATCATCGGCTCAATCCGTAGGTATTGGTATAATTATTCCATATTGGAATATTATCTCTTTTGGTTATATTTGTCAACGCTTCCATAAAACGTTTCCCTCGAATAAGTATCTTGCGTACCCTTTATTCGTTAGACAATTTTTTCGAGAGTTTCATGCATTTATTACTATTTTTTTTATTCTTTTTACGGATTGATATTGAGGTTGTATTAAGGACTCCTACAAGGAATATCATGGTTTTTGGATAAGATGGCTGAAATGAGATAAGGGAAATTGGCTGCTGTGCTCACAGAGTTCTCTTCGCATGAGATTCCCCGTTTGGTATCTAAGAAAAACAGAAAAAACCAATCTTCACTACTCGGGAATCGGTTACTACGGTCGCAACATCATGTTGCTCCCTGCGTAACCCCGCCTCGACAGCTAGCCAAAGACATCTCGTTTTTCATCCCAAAAAACTCTATTTTCCTGCTTCCTTTTTATCCAAACCCCTCACCAGTCCGTTGATCATTTTGCAAATTTCATTAAGATTTTCGTTCAAGTCTAGACAGTTATCTGAATTTATTAATTGTTTGCGTTTACATACTTCAATAATCGGTATACATTCCTGAGCAGATCCTCTAGCAATCCAAAAGAACTGTTTGCGTTCTTTTGGATGCCATCTACCGTTTCCTTCTGCCAAATTAGCCGATATGGATAGCGCTGCCCGATTGAGCTGATCAATAAGGTAATAGTTGCCTTTCGGAA
The bacterium genome window above contains:
- a CDS encoding four helix bundle protein — translated: MSFMFEKLEVYQKAVDVAEKTSKLTDTFPKGNYYLIDQLNRAALSISANLAEGNGRWHPKERKQFFWIARGSAQECIPIIEVCKRKQLINSDNCLDLNENLNEICKMINGLVRGLDKKEAGK